The proteins below come from a single Papaver somniferum cultivar HN1 chromosome 11, ASM357369v1, whole genome shotgun sequence genomic window:
- the LOC113324084 gene encoding receptor-like protein 14, translating into MRQFEKLYDYSSGVDLSCNILDGNIPKEIGLLNGLVMLNLSHNHLSSNIPVSVGNMSSLDSLDLSSNRLCGHIPQSLTSIDSLGFLDLSYNDLSDKVPRGVHFDTLGLDGSAFSGNDLLCGYPMGKDCEGDHDINNSHGNDPSKEFEEKDQDDVKEKLLLYAIVSLGFAVGFWGLFIVLLVRKQRWWFPYWKFINTVAVGIIEFIQN; encoded by the coding sequence ATGCGGCAATTTGAGAAATTGTACGACTACAGTTCAGGAGTCGATCTATCATGTAACATTCTTGACGGAAACATTCCAAAAGAGATAGGTTTATTAAATGGACTTGTTATGCTTAATTTGTCGCATAATCATTTATCCAGTAATATCCCAGTGAGCGTTGGAAACATGTCTAGTCTAGATTCTTTGGATTTAAGTTCCAACAGACTGTGTGGACATATCCCACAATCTCTGACATCAATCGACTCCCTTGGATTTCTAGACTTATCTTACAATGATTTGAGCGACAAAGTTCCGAGAGGAGTTCACTTTGATACATTGGGTTTGGATGGTTCTGCTTTCTCTGGGAATGATTTATTGTGTGGATATCCTATGGGAAAAGATTGTGAAGGTGACCATGACATTAATAACAGCCATGGCAATGACCCTTcaaaagaatttgaagaaaaagaccAAGATGATGTAAAAGAAAAATTGTTGTTATATGCTATTGTCTCCTTGGGGTTTGCAGTTGGATTTTGGGgtttgttcattgttttgcttgTAAGGAAACAAAGATGGTGGTTTCCGTATTGGAAGTTTATTAACACTGTTGCCGTTGGAATAATAGAATTTATTCAAAACTAG